ATTTATCAATCTATGAATAATGTAAAAATAATAGGTTTAATGGGTATTGCTTCTTTTCAAGAACTATCAAAAATACAGAAAGAATTTTCATATTTACATTCGTTATATAATGAATATAAAAAAAAATATAAGCATTATATACTTTCTATGGGTATGAGTAGAGATTATCATATAGCAATAAAATATGGAAGTAATATTATTAGATTAGGAACTTTTCTTTTTGGAAAAAAATCTAATTTATAATCGATTTTATATATTTTTTAATACTTTCTTCTAATTGATTTTTATTTAATGATTGAATAAAAGAACTTCCAATAATTGCTCCATTTGCGTATTGACATGAAAAATCAAAAGTTTTTTTATTATTTATACCAAAACCAATTAATTTAGGAATATTTATAGATAATTTTTTTATACGTTCAAAAAAAGATATTTGTTTTTTTCCAAAAAAATCATCAAATTTTCCTGTTATAGAATTAGAAGAAACTAAATATAAGAAACCATCAGTTAATTTACTTAATAAAGTAACTCTATCTGAATCTGTTTGTGGAGTAATTAAAAATATCATTGATAATAAATATTTTTTTAATAAATTTTGATATTTTTTTATAAAAATATCTATAGGGAGATCTGGAATAATTAATCCAGAAATTCCTGATTGTTCACATTTTTTTAAAAATTTTTTTTCTCCAAACTTATAAAATTGATTATAATATCCCATAAGAATAATAGGAATTTTTATTTTATTTTTATATTGTTGAAGTTGTGAAAATAATAAAGAAAGATTCATTCCATTATTTAATGATATTTTATTACTATTTTGAATAATTACACCATCCGCTAAAGGATCAGAATAAGGTATTCCTATTTCTATTAAATCAACAGGTAAATTTTGTAATATTTTTATTATTTTAATTGTACTATTTATATTTGGAAATCCAGCTGTAAAATAAATGCATAATATTTTTTTATTTTTATTTATAAATAAATTATGTATTTTATTCATTTTCATTATTATATAATTTTTTAAAAAATTTTTCATAAATCTTAATATCTTTATCCCCTCTTCCAGATAGAGTTATCACAACAATATCCTCTTTTTTAAAAGATATTTTTTTTAATACTGCTAATGCATGAGAACTTTCTAAAGCAGGAATGATTCCTTCCAACCGTGTTAGTTCATATCCAGCTTGTAAAGCTTCTTCATCTGTTGATGATAAAAAATTAACACGTTTTTTGACAAAAAGATTAGCAAACATAGGTCCTATCCCAGGATAATCTAATCCTGGAGATATAGAATAAGCAGGAATAACTTGACCATCTGTATTTTGTAAAAGCATAGTCATACTTCCATGTAATATTCCTTGAGATCCACAATGAATAGTTGCAGCTGTTTTTTTTGTATTGATACCTAATCCTGCTGCTTCTACGGCAATAAGATTCACAGAATCATTATCTAAAAAATAATAAAAAGATCCAGCTGCATTACTTCCTCCACCTATACAAGAAATTACATAATTAGGAAAATAAGATTCTTCTTTTTCTTTTAATTGCATTTTAATTTCTTCACTAATAATAGATTGAATATCTGCAACCATTTGAGGATAAGGATGAGGGCCCACTGTAGAACCAATTAAATAATAATATTCTGGATGATTTATCCAATAACGAATAGCTTCATTTACTGCATCTTTTAAAGTTTTATCTCCACTACAAACAGGAATAATTTCAGCTCCAAGAGATTTTATTCTAAGAACATTAGAATACTGACGTTGTATATCCATTTCTCCCATAAAAATAATACATTTTAAATCCATTAATGCACAAGCAGTAGCAGTAGCTACTCCATGTTGACCAGCTCCTGTTTCAGCAATAATTTTTTTTTTACCTAATTTTTTTGCTAATAATGATTGACCTATAGCATTATTAATTTTATGTGATCCTGTATAATTTAAATCTTCTCTTTTAAAATAAATTTTAGCTTTATATTTTTCAGAATATTTTTTACAAAAAAATAAAGGAGTAGGTCTTCCCACATAATCTTTTAATATTTCTTTATACAATTTTTGAAATTCAAAACTTGTAATAAATTTTTTATATTTATTTTGTAATTCTGTTATATTATAATATAACATTTCAGGAATAAAAGCTCCACCAAATTCTCCATAATACCCATTGTTATCAACAAAATACTTCATAATCTTCTTATTTTTTTTATAAATGGATTTAATAAGATACTATCTTTTTTTCCTGGTAAAATTTCAAATTTACTATTAAGATCAATTCCAAACATTTTTGAATGTGAAAAATTTTTAATTTTATCAAAATCTTTTATACCAATTCCTCCACTTAAAAAAAATGGAATTTTAAAATTATATTCATAAAGTTTTTCCCAACAAAATTTTTTTCCGCTTCCTCCATAATAAATTGTATTATTATCAAATAAAAAATAAGTACAAAAAGGAACATAATCTATAGTTTTTTTAAAAGAAAAAAAATTATCTATTCTAAAAGCTTTAATTAATTTTAATTTATTTTTAAATAATTTTTCACAATAAAAAGGATTTTCTGTCCCATGTAATTGAACAAAATCAAATTTATTTTTTTTATTTATTTCTAATAATTTTTTTTCTTCTTCATTTACAAAAACTCCAATTTTCAATATACCTTTTTTTAATTCTGGAATAATAAAATCATAACCTACAAATCTAGGAGAATTAGGATAAAATATAAATCCCATAAAATCAGGTAATAAATTAGAAATTTTTTGTATATGAAATTTTATTCCACATATTTTAATTTTTAATAATTTACTATTCATAGTACATTTTGTAATAAAGATTTTATTAACTTTTTACAAGTTCCACCAGGATCCTTTTTTTTCATAAAATATTCCCCAATTAAAAAACCTTGAAATCCTTGTTTTTTTAACTCTAAAATACGATTTACATTACTAATTCCACTTTCTGCTATTTTTATATAATTATTAGGAATTTTGGAAAATAATTTAAAACAATTATTATAATTGATAATAAAAGTTTGTAAATTTCTATTATTAATACCTACAATATCTATATATTCTGATATTTTATCAATATCGAATTCATTATGAATTTCAATAATAACTTCTAAATTAATACTTTTTGCAAGTTTTGAAAAATTTTTAATTTGATTTTTAGAAAGTATATTAGCAATTAATAAAATAACATCAGATCCTATAGATTTAGATTCTATAATTTGATATTCATCTATAATAAAATCTTTCCTTAATATAGGAATAGAAACTAAAGAACGTGATTTTTCTAAATCTTCATTTTTTCCAGAAAAAAATTTCTTATCTGTAAGAATTGATATTCCACTGACTCCTGATAATTCATAATCTTTAACTACTTTTTCTACTGAAACTGTATTATTTATAATTCCTTTAGATGGAGATTTTAATTTAAATTCTGCAATAATTCCAGTTTTTTTTTTTTTTAAATTTTTAACTAATGAAAAAGTTTTTCTTTCAAAAAGAAAACATTTTTCTAATTTTTTTATAGAATGTACTATTTTATTATTATGCACTTCTTTTTTTTTGAAAAAAACTATTTTTTCAAGAAAATTCATAAGCTCAATAATTTTTTGAGAATATTTTTTGCTTTTCCACTTTTTAAGGATTGTTTTGCTTTATTATAATTATTTTCAAAACTATCTTTATTGAGTAAGCTTAACGCAAATGTAGCATTTATTAAAACAACTTCATTTTGAAATAAAGTACCTTCTCCAGATAAAACACTAATAAACATACGAATATTTTCTTTTATATTTTTTCCTCCTTTTAATTCATATGGATTTATTTTTATTTTATTTTTTCCTATTTTTAATAATTTTTCCACAGAAAATAATCTTTCACCTTTTGTAGAATAATATTTAACATCATTCGTTAATGTTATTTCATCATAACCATCTAAACTATGAATAATAGCATAATTATTTTGTATATTTTTTTGATACATATAATAATAAATTCTAGCAATTTCTAAATTAGAAACTCCTAATAATTGATTTTTTGGTTCTACTGGATTAATTAACGGACCAAGTGTATTAAAAATAGTTCTAATACCTAATTCTTTTCTCGTTTTAGATATCATATTTAAAACGGGATGAAACATAGGTGCATGTAAATAACAAATTCCAACTTTTTCTAATTGATTTTTTAAATTTTCTTCTTTATTTGTAAAATTATATCCTAAACCTTTTAATAAATTGGAAGATCCAGATATTGATGAAGAACTAAAACTACCATGTTTAATAACTTTTTCTCCTGCTCCTGCTACTATAAAACATGCTAAAGTAGAAATATTAAAAGTATTTTTTTTATCCCCACCTGTTCCTACTATATCAATAGCATTAAATTCTTTTAAATTTATTTTTATACATAATTCCATTAATGCTTGTCTAAATCCTATTATTTCTTCTAAAGTAGGTGTTCTCATATTATATATAGTAGATATAGCTACTATATGAGTTTCATTAATTTTTCCTTTTGATAATTCTATAATAATATTTTTAGCCTCTTGTTTTGTTAAAGATTTTTCTAAAAAAAGATTTTCTAATATTTTTTTCATTATTACTTCATTTTCAACCAATTATTTATAATTTTTTCTCCATATGGAGTTAAAATAGATTCTGGATGAAATTGTACTCCTCGTACATCGTAAAATTTATGACGTAAAGCCATGATTTCTCCTTTATCTCCAATTGCTGTAATTTGAAGTTCTTTAGGAAAATTATGTGGAGATATAATCCAAGAATGATAACGACCAACTTTAATTTCTTTAGGTAATTTTTTAAATAAAACTTCTTTTGAATCTATAATTTTTATTGAACTAGCTATTCCGTGATAAACTTCTTTAGTATTAAGAAGAGTTGCTCCAAAAACTTCTCCTATTGCTTGTTGTCCTAAACAAACTCCAAAAATACTTTTTGTAGAAGCAAAAGTTTTTACTAAAGGTTTTAAAATATGTGCTTCATCAGGAATTCCAGGTCCTGGAGAAAGAATAATTTTATTGTATTTTTCTATATCAGAAAGCTTAATTTCATTATTTCTATATACTTGTACAGAATTTTTTGTTAATTTTTTTACAGCATGAACAAGATTATAAGTAAAAGAATCATAATTATCTAAAATAAGTATTTTATTCATAATACTTCATATTCATATATTTTTAGCTAATTTGATAGATTTAAATAAAGCCATAAGTTTATTATTAACTTCTTCCAATTCTTTTTCTTCTTTAGATTCGGAAACAATACCTGCACCAGCCTGAAAAAAAAGAGTATTATTTTTACTTATAAAAGAACGAATAACTATAGCTGTATTAATATAATCATTATTTAATCCAAAAAAACCAATAGCTCCTCCATATATTCCTCTATGTTGGTTTTCTATTTTATCTATTAATTCCATTGCTTTATATTTAGGTGCTCCTGATAAAGTTCCTGCTGGGAAAGTATCTCCAAATATTTTTATAATTGATATATTATCTTCTAATTTTCCAGATACTTTAGATATCATATGTATAACATGAGAAAAAATTTGAATTTCCTTAAATTTTTCTACTTTTACATTATAAGAATTTTTGCTTAAATCATTTCTTGCTAAATCTACTAACATAACGTGTTCTGCATTTTCTTTTGGATTTTTAGAAAGAATTTCAGATAATTTTTTATCCTTTTCTTTATTTCCAGATCTACGTATAGTTCCTGCTATTGGATTTATATAAGCTATTTTATTATTAATAATTAACTGTGATTCTGGAGAAGATCCAAATAATTTATAATTTCCATAATCAAAATAAAAAAGATATGGAGATGGATTTATAAATCGTAAAGAACGATATACATTAAATTCATCTCCTTTAAATTTTTGTTGAAATTGTCTAGATAATACTATTTGAAAAACATCTCCCCGTAAACAAGCTTTAATTCCTTGTGATACCATTTTTTGATATCCTATATCCGTAATATTTGAAGAACAATTTCCTATAGGTTTAAATGAAAAAGAAGAAAAATTTTTCTTTTTTATTAATTCTATTAATTTATCAATATAAGTTTTTTTATTAATATTAATAAATTGATGTTCAATTAAATGAATATCATTATAAAAATGACGAAATATAATAATATTTTTATAAAAACTAAATCTTATTTGTGGGATATTATATATTTTTTTAATTGGAGCATGAAATTGAATATTTTCAAAATATTGAATGCTATCATAAGATATATAACCATATAATCCAGAATAATAAATAGAAGCATTTTCACTTTTAAATTTTTGAAAAAAATCCTCAATTAAAATTTGAATATCCAATCTATCATTAATGAATATATGTTTATGAACATAATTTGGATATGATATTTGTAATACATTTTTATCTAGAATAAGTTCTGAAATTGGATTCATACAAAGAATAGAAAAATTATTTTTATAAACTTTAGAATCAAAAGATTCTAATAATAATGTATTTGGAAATATATCTCTTAATTTTAAATATAATTCTATTGGTGTAGTACTATCAGCTAAAATTTTTTTCTGAATAGTTATAAAATTAAATTTAAACATGGTTTATGGTATTTTTATATGATAAAAAAGGCCGTCATAAAGACAAGCCTTGTAAATATTTTTGGGATACAATTTATCCTCAATTAAATTAATTTTAATTTAAGAATACCATTTACTTTACAGAAATGACATTTTACCTTACACAAAGATATATAAATTTTTTTTATATATATTAAATGATATAATATAGTTATAATTATATAATATAATTAGTAGTAGTATAGTAGTATAGTTTAATTTTATTGGATTATTATATGGATTATATGAAAATATTTCTTTTTTATTTTTTTATATTTTCTTTTTCTATTTCTATTTATTCTATGGAGTATATAATAGATAAAATAGATCAAGATAAAAAAGAAATATTAAGTATTAATTTTAAAAAAAATTTTAATACTAAAAAAAATAATATAGATATTTATTATCCTAATTATCAAGATTACAAATTTTGGACAGAAAAAAATCAATTTAAAAAAAATTTATTAGAAATAGAATCTTTTTCAATTAA
The sequence above is a segment of the Blattabacterium cuenoti genome. Coding sequences within it:
- the trpC gene encoding indole-3-glycerol phosphate synthase TrpC; the encoded protein is MNFLEKIVFFKKKEVHNNKIVHSIKKLEKCFLFERKTFSLVKNLKKKKTGIIAEFKLKSPSKGIINNTVSVEKVVKDYELSGVSGISILTDKKFFSGKNEDLEKSRSLVSIPILRKDFIIDEYQIIESKSIGSDVILLIANILSKNQIKNFSKLAKSINLEVIIEIHNEFDIDKISEYIDIVGINNRNLQTFIINYNNCFKLFSKIPNNYIKIAESGISNVNRILELKKQGFQGFLIGEYFMKKKDPGGTCKKLIKSLLQNVL
- the trpB gene encoding tryptophan synthase subunit beta, with product MKYFVDNNGYYGEFGGAFIPEMLYYNITELQNKYKKFITSFEFQKLYKEILKDYVGRPTPLFFCKKYSEKYKAKIYFKREDLNYTGSHKINNAIGQSLLAKKLGKKKIIAETGAGQHGVATATACALMDLKCIIFMGEMDIQRQYSNVLRIKSLGAEIIPVCSGDKTLKDAVNEAIRYWINHPEYYYLIGSTVGPHPYPQMVADIQSIISEEIKMQLKEKEESYFPNYVISCIGGGSNAAGSFYYFLDNDSVNLIAVEAAGLGINTKKTAATIHCGSQGILHGSMTMLLQNTDGQVIPAYSISPGLDYPGIGPMFANLFVKKRVNFLSSTDEEALQAGYELTRLEGIIPALESSHALAVLKKISFKKEDIVVITLSGRGDKDIKIYEKFFKKLYNNENE
- the trpD gene encoding anthranilate phosphoribosyltransferase, whose product is MKKILENLFLEKSLTKQEAKNIIIELSKGKINETHIVAISTIYNMRTPTLEEIIGFRQALMELCIKINLKEFNAIDIVGTGGDKKNTFNISTLACFIVAGAGEKVIKHGSFSSSSISGSSNLLKGLGYNFTNKEENLKNQLEKVGICYLHAPMFHPVLNMISKTRKELGIRTIFNTLGPLINPVEPKNQLLGVSNLEIARIYYYMYQKNIQNNYAIIHSLDGYDEITLTNDVKYYSTKGERLFSVEKLLKIGKNKIKINPYELKGGKNIKENIRMFISVLSGEGTLFQNEVVLINATFALSLLNKDSFENNYNKAKQSLKSGKAKNILKKLLSL
- a CDS encoding anthranilate synthase component I family protein, whose protein sequence is MFKFNFITIQKKILADSTTPIELYLKLRDIFPNTLLLESFDSKVYKNNFSILCMNPISELILDKNVLQISYPNYVHKHIFINDRLDIQILIEDFFQKFKSENASIYYSGLYGYISYDSIQYFENIQFHAPIKKIYNIPQIRFSFYKNIIIFRHFYNDIHLIEHQFININKKTYIDKLIELIKKKNFSSFSFKPIGNCSSNITDIGYQKMVSQGIKACLRGDVFQIVLSRQFQQKFKGDEFNVYRSLRFINPSPYLFYFDYGNYKLFGSSPESQLIINNKIAYINPIAGTIRRSGNKEKDKKLSEILSKNPKENAEHVMLVDLARNDLSKNSYNVKVEKFKEIQIFSHVIHMISKVSGKLEDNISIIKIFGDTFPAGTLSGAPKYKAMELIDKIENQHRGIYGGAIGFFGLNNDYINTAIVIRSFISKNNTLFFQAGAGIVSESKEEKELEEVNNKLMALFKSIKLAKNI
- a CDS encoding anthranilate synthase component II; this encodes MNKILILDNYDSFTYNLVHAVKKLTKNSVQVYRNNEIKLSDIEKYNKIILSPGPGIPDEAHILKPLVKTFASTKSIFGVCLGQQAIGEVFGATLLNTKEVYHGIASSIKIIDSKEVLFKKLPKEIKVGRYHSWIISPHNFPKELQITAIGDKGEIMALRHKFYDVRGVQFHPESILTPYGEKIINNWLKMK
- the trpF gene encoding phosphoribosylanthranilate isomerase, whose protein sequence is MNSKLLKIKICGIKFHIQKISNLLPDFMGFIFYPNSPRFVGYDFIIPELKKGILKIGVFVNEEEKKLLEINKKNKFDFVQLHGTENPFYCEKLFKNKLKLIKAFRIDNFFSFKKTIDYVPFCTYFLFDNNTIYYGGSGKKFCWEKLYEYNFKIPFFLSGGIGIKDFDKIKNFSHSKMFGIDLNSKFEILPGKKDSILLNPFIKKIRRL
- the trpA gene encoding tryptophan synthase subunit alpha, with amino-acid sequence MNKIHNLFINKNKKILCIYFTAGFPNINSTIKIIKILQNLPVDLIEIGIPYSDPLADGVIIQNSNKISLNNGMNLSLLFSQLQQYKNKIKIPIILMGYYNQFYKFGEKKFLKKCEQSGISGLIIPDLPIDIFIKKYQNLLKKYLLSMIFLITPQTDSDRVTLLSKLTDGFLYLVSSNSITGKFDDFFGKKQISFFERIKKLSINIPKLIGFGINNKKTFDFSCQYANGAIIGSSFIQSLNKNQLEESIKKYIKSIIN